A window of Triplophysa dalaica isolate WHDGS20190420 chromosome 12, ASM1584641v1, whole genome shotgun sequence genomic DNA:
CTGGCGTCCGCTGCTGCGTCTTGAGCTTCTTCTGAGGGTCCCGTTCTCCCTTTTTATCTCCACCACCCCCTCAGGAGTCTCTGTGTCAGTCGATTCCCCCTCAGTCTCTTCCTCTGAAGCGAGATTCGGGATATCATCTTCATTGGTGTCAAGGTTGTCATCGCGTCCCCCAGAGGTCTGGtcaatgtaaatgaaaacaactATTTTAGCACTAAACTAAGACAAATAAGAAATGTCCAGTCAGACTATTGAtccattttacaaaacacagacgGACACAAGTATACCTGTTGCATTACGAGAGAGTAGTACACTCCTTTCTTGGCCATGAGTTCTTTGTGCGTGCCCTGTTCCACAACCTGGCCATCCCTGAAGCCTGCGATTATATCTGCTGTGCGAATAGTCGACAGGCGGTGAGCAATAACAATGGTTGTGCGTCCTGCTCTCGCCTATGAAACAACAATCTTGTTCATTTCTGCTGCTGGTTATCACAAAATGCACATACTGCTCATAAAAAGCCTCTGTGCGGTTTGTGGTGCATCACCTTGTCTAAAGCCGCCTGAACGACGGACTCGCTCTGGGTGTCCAGGGCAGACGTGGCTTCATCCAACAAGAGGATTTTAGGGTTTTTGACTAGAGCTCGAGCTATGGCGATCCTTTGCTTCTGACCCCCACTGAGTTGAGCCCCCCTCTCCCCAACCATAGTGTTCAGCTTCTGTCTCAGAGAAAAAACAACAGTCAAGCCTGTTTCAGATTTGATACAatgaatttattatatttagtatACAAAATGAACAGTCCTTACATCTGGTAATTTGGAAATGAAATCGTAGGCATTGGCCTCTCTGATGGCTCGGTCAATATCCTCATCGGTGGCGTCTTCCCGGCCGTAGCGTATGTTCTCTGCAATGATGGTCCCAAAAAGAACAGGCTCCTGACTGACGATGCCCATGTTCTCTCTGAGCCAGCACACATTTAGAGAACGGACATTATGACCATCTAGAGTCACCTGCAATGCATGTTTCATAAACACATGAGGACAAATCTAGAcattaactgaaataaaatgcttGTGACTAATTTCGGGAGGGGAAATGTTATGAAAGTTTAGCATTACCTCTCCTGAATCAGGGTCATAGAATCGCTGCAGGAGCTGAATTGTCGTGCTTTTCCCACACCCACTGGCTCCGACCAAAGCGAGGGTCTTTCCATGAGGAATCTTCAGATTCATACCCTGTAAAATCTGATGTGGTACGTTGAATCAGTTCTCAGTGTCACGTCAAATGTCTTCGGACATTTCAGAAGTAggtcagtaaaatataaatctaaCATCTTTTACTCAAGACCCCTTTGAATAACATTGCATTAAAGGTACATGGTATCCAAATTGACCTTGGTGTTGACAGCAACCTGAAAATTTGGTGAAAATTCTTGAGAGCAAAGGGAATATTCAACTCTACCTTTACATCTTTTCTAGAGGGATAGTTGAAGTAGatgtttttaaattcaatatCTCCTTTTACACTGTCTGGTCTATGACCCTCTTTAGAGCTGCTGTCAATGGGACGAGGCTGGAACAAGAGAGAAATcatccaaaataaacaaaataccaaattaaaacttaaaaagtgACTTTGCAATGAACACACTGAGGTTTTGTACCATGTCAATAGTTTTGTAGACCTCGTAGGCGGCACCCCGCGCCATGGCAATGCTCTCCAGGTTTGGAGCTCCTTGACCCAAAGAAAATGCGCCAATcatcacacagaaaaaaacctGTTGACAATGAGTTGCACTTGACCGAATCGTAAATTCAATCAGAAACTGAAATAAGTCCAAAATATCTCCAAACTTACGGTGATGACCCGTCCGATGGTGTAATTATCAGGTTCGTCCACAGACAGTTTTGTCCCATACCAAAACGCAAGCGCATACGCGCCAAATATAATGAACTGTGTCAGCCCCATGGCCACATTAgtggtaacagatttttttactccAAAGTTCTTTGCTTCAAGCAAATTTTCTTCATACCTAGAATACAAAGTCATGCTGTAAACAGGGTGAATAGAGTTCGGTGGCATTCTTAACATTTAGAGGAGTTCTTGATCTTATCAAGTGACAGAGTTCAGCAGTTCAACTTCTGAGTTGTACTTATGAGCGAAATGTTCCAAATGTGCTCACCTATCCACTGCTTTTTTCTGTCCGTTAAATGCCACGACAGTCCTTATGGCCACAAGAATCTCTTCAGCTACTGCTCCTGCTTTTGCGTATGCTGTCAGCTCCTTAGTGGTCAGACTGGCGAGAATCTGTGGGTGACGGAAagataataatacatttgacTGTATTAAAGGAATAGGTCATATCATAAACCAAAGCTTTCTTTGTTTTGGTGAACAAAATAACCTTTTCATGTGTTCTACATAATAAAGAGTCGTATACAGGTTTTAAccaaatgagggtgaataacgACAGACTCTTTTTAATGAGGAAAACAAAAGttattaaaaccatttaaactAAATTGTGTAAGCACATACTTTAGACCAAACAGCCGCTGATCCTGCGAGAAGCGGACTGACAGCAAGTATGACAAGAGTCAGTTTCCAGCCGTAGATAAATCCGATAACGAACCCAGCAATAAATGTGCAGAAGAACTGTACGAACACACAGATTTTGTCTCCGAGGCCATCGTTGATTGTGTTTATATCACTGATCAGAGATAAGAAAAGGAATTTTGAGCATAAGCATCCACTCTAAAAAAATGGTACTAGCACTAAAAGTAGTTCTTGGCTCGTAATCATAATGGAACCAAtttaagtgctatatagaaccatatattggtgcttcagtggttcttaagaggttctttgggatgaATGAGATGCTATGTAGCACCgcttttttataaagaacctGTATGGTTATTCAGCGGTTCTATAGAGCgcctcagtcatcccaaagatccattgaagaaccactgaagcaccaagatatggttctatatagcacttaaactGGTTCCCTTATGAttacgagccaagaaccacttttagtgctagtaccatttttttttttgagtgtgaaATATGGCCAGTGATCTGAGATTGTTCTAAGTAATTGTGAAAGTAATTGAAATGTGTGAGAATTCAGAGGAATATGCTTCACTCACTCCGTAAGTCTGGTATTTAGCTCTCCGATCTTATGTGTGTCAAACCATGACATCTGCTGGTGGAGGATGGCATGGAAATACTTCTCCCGAATTCTCTTGGTTTGCTTTGCGGCAGTCAACAGGAAAAGCATTACCTGGAAAGTGCCCAGGACTAACACTGCACCCCCGATCCCCACAAAGTAATAAGCATGTCTGGAAAAAACAAACTCACACACGTGAATCATAgatcatgacatttttaaagaatttagtgAATGACTcgaaaacatttaagaaaatcACTTAATGATTCATTTTGACACCAGAGACTGCTCACGTTGTCATTTTATCTTCAATGCCTATTTCAGGAGAACCAGCCAAACACTCTGAAGGGTTCGAAGTGATGTTGTCTGCAAACAATCAGAGAGAAATATTTCCTGAAACCAGATACCAGACCATCCAAAAGGCAAaagcacacaaaataaaaactctgaatggtaaatatttatgaaaccaTTGCTGAACCGCTACACTAAGCGCACATTATGTGTAGCTGCAAAATATGAACTTTTTATAGATGTTTCGACAGGGCTTGAAGACTCACTTGGTAgccctttaaatattttttgttgtaacCTGCATAATTTTAGATGTTGTTACCTGTCATATTATACTGCTGCCCACTGCTCACAAAGCTGTCAGTCATTTGTCCGAACACCACACACATGAGAGGTAAAGCCACGCCATGGGCAGCTGAACACAGCAGACCTATCAGCATGAGCAACACCTCTGCACAGGTGGCATACCGAAACTGCAGCCCATAAAAACATCCAAGTCAAGCTTTGGAAACACTGCATACCCTCAGGGGTTTTCATTATCATCAGCACGTTGCATCACTGCTtacaaaagtaacaaataaatTTGTGAGGAAAGTAGACACGTGTGTGTTCTCTTACCAGCTGAAAAAATCCAACTGCTTTCTCTGactcttttttctcttttggcTTTTTGTCCTTTTTGCTATTTGAACAGAATGAGATGTGTAAGACACAAAGTAGATTTACACTTGAACTTCGAATACAATAAAAACCAGATGGTTTTGCAAACGAAAACCACATTCTAAAAGAGACTTTAAGCCTCTTTAGGTGGGACCTTTTGTCGCCTTAGAATTAGAAGGTTCTgtctgcattctgagcagttttgagatgATGAGCTTCAAAGCTTTTGCTTTCCATTTGACTTTTGGTTTTCCTAAAATGTCAtgtgtgtacatttataatgtcttaaaaataaaggttgcTTAAAAGTTTATTCACAGCGAGTTCAAGGACTCAATATTTAACACCATTTACTAAATGTTATGATTCAAATTATTAAAGCTACAACAACAATGTCTTCATAATTCGTATTTGCATTGTAAAACATGCAAAATCAATACGCTTTTTGTGAAGGCTCCAAATGGCCTTTATTTTGCCTTATCAAAAATGTGAcactggaccacaaaaccagtcttaagtagcacaggattTTTGTAATAgccaaaatacattgtataggGGTCAAACTTGATCAGAGATGTAAAGAGTACATGACAACCATACTAGAGTAAAAGTACAGATGCCTTGCAGTGAAAATTACTCTATTACAAGTTACAAGTCGCAAATTGCAAAACgacttgagtaaaagtctttgagtatctgattttaacactacttgagtattttactcaTACGGAATGTAGGCTTAAAGCACTTAACCCCAACACTTAAGAGACATCTtggtgaaaaacaagaaacggTTCATTTGTGAGGAGAGCAATCGCATCAACTGAACAACTCAAAATTGCAAACAAATCAAGGTCGACACTAAAGCCTACATCTACAAACACTCAAATGTCAGTTAAGCTTAAGTGCTCATGAGGAAACCAATATCCTTCAAAAAGCTCTCTTCTGGAAAACGGATAAATAAGATAATGTTAAGTTAAAAAAGCCTTTTTTCACTGGACATGGTGGTTTTGGCCTTGTCGCCAGCTGCAGTCACATCCTCATCACATATAATCCGCCGGCGATTGACAACTACCTGATAATAAACCTGCATTTGCATAAAGGAGCCATGTTGACAAGTTTCAGTAAGTAAGGACAAAAATGAACAAGATATAGTCAATGCCCTGAAAATGACAATACTGCTTCTTCTCTAGCAGAATTAAAGTGCTTCAGGAAAAGTTAGGtgcaatgaaaaatgtaatgtgtaattgTATTGTAATTCAAGATGTATTGGAGTAAagagtacactgtaaaaaaagagtACACCGttttgttctgtatttttgaaaaacagggaaaatgtcaaatgacagaaatagactgcaaatttgttttttgttttacagattttccctgtatatttaaaacatggctaaaaatgtaaaaaatcgtcaaattacagaaatagactgaacatttacattgtttatttagCAAAGTATCTGTGTATAATTGACAAATACTCttcttaaacacaaacaaactaaatgaaTCCTCTGGTAGAatcatttatgttttctgtaaaggCAGCCTATACGGGCAAAATAACCAATGACTCGGGCATGAAGTCACTAGAGTTGAGCAATAatcctttttttctttcagagcTTATATGGCTGTCaggaaataattaaattactgtttttCATAACTTGTCCCTAACTACAATATACGTTATTTCTTATTATATATCTGATCATAAATAGCATAAATAAACGTTATGGGGTAATTTGACTATTAACATGCAAAATTTATTTAACTCTGCACACATGAACGAAATGATTCAAGAAAagatttgttcattttgctGAACGAGATTCAAACATCCGAATCATAAATAGGAGTCGAACTTCCCTTCACTAATACATTCAAGCCCGGTTTCTGCATAAGTAGAATCATCGGAGACACATGTGCTTGCATCTTCATATTTCGTCATAAAACCGCGTCGTAACTAACTTcgtaatattttgtcatttttcatagGATTCACTTGGGCATATGTTACAGTATGGAAAAACTTGAAAATACTGATTCTGCTCGGAGTGGAAAGAATGTGTATAGATGTCTTtcttttgatgaacacagagaaagatatttggaagaatgcttatgtccaaacagatctcaacccccattgactaccatagtaggaaaaaatggaCCGGAGTGG
This region includes:
- the abcb5 gene encoding ATP-dependent translocase ABCB1 gives rise to the protein MTMEEESSDQATDLPPPYTHEAIPDGYVNQAYTQNEKHPEEEPEEPPKVSVKAKSKSMFSKKDKKPKEKKESEKAVGFFQLFRYATCAEVLLMLIGLLCSAAHGVALPLMCVVFGQMTDSFVSSGQQYNMTDNITSNPSECLAGSPEIGIEDKMTTHAYYFVGIGGAVLVLGTFQVMLFLLTAAKQTKRIREKYFHAILHQQMSWFDTHKIGELNTRLTDDINTINDGLGDKICVFVQFFCTFIAGFVIGFIYGWKLTLVILAVSPLLAGSAAVWSKILASLTTKELTAYAKAGAVAEEILVAIRTVVAFNGQKKAVDRYEENLLEAKNFGVKKSVTTNVAMGLTQFIIFGAYALAFWYGTKLSVDEPDNYTIGRVITVFFCVMIGAFSLGQGAPNLESIAMARGAAYEVYKTIDMPRPIDSSSKEGHRPDSVKGDIEFKNIYFNYPSRKDVKILQGMNLKIPHGKTLALVGASGCGKSTTIQLLQRFYDPDSGEVTLDGHNVRSLNVCWLRENMGIVSQEPVLFGTIIAENIRYGREDATDEDIDRAIREANAYDFISKLPDKLNTMVGERGAQLSGGQKQRIAIARALVKNPKILLLDEATSALDTQSESVVQAALDKARAGRTTIVIAHRLSTIRTADIIAGFRDGQVVEQGTHKELMAKKGVYYSLVMQQTSGGRDDNLDTNEDDIPNLASEEETEGESTDTETPEGVVEIKRENGTLRRSSRRSSGRQRKSLRKNSSRKKEDKKKKEKVEEIPFTRILALNKPEWPYLLVGTLASFVGGAVYPCVAILFAKIIGVFSEVDPEVKRQKTLMFSLLFLLVGTVAFITYFFQGFMFGKSGELLTMRLRSQAFSAMMRQEIAWFDDNNNAVGVLTTKLATDASLVKGAAGSRLGLATNTICALAIAIIVAFIHSWQLTLLILACVPFLTGANFVQMKAMAGHANKDQSALELSGKISTETVENFRTVVALTREDVFYRKFIDSLNIPYRSSLCKAPIYGITFAIAQAIPYLVNAAIFRFGAWLIARCYTEYENVFLVFSVIVFAAMNIGQSSSFAPDFAKAKAAAARILKLLEKKPLIDIYDESGDKPSDFSGNIEFREVHFMYPTRQNVKVLQGLNVSVYQGQTLALVGGSGCGKSTSIQLLERFYDSAAGQVLADGTDTRKLNLAWLRAQLGLVSQEPILFDCTIAENIQYGDNSRVVSQEEIEEAAKKANIHSFILGLPDKYNTRVGDKGAQMSGGQKQRIAIARALVRKPKVLLLDEATSALDTESEKIVQKALDDARLGRTCIVIAHRLSTIQNADSIVVIQNGTVAEQGTHAQLMARQGAYHALVNAQVSAH